From one Catenuloplanes nepalensis genomic stretch:
- the whiA gene encoding DNA-binding protein WhiA gives MAMTAAVKDELSRVEVAKPCCRRAEMTALLRFSGGLHIVSGRVVVEAELDTGVAARRLRREIAEVYGYSSETHVLASGGLRKGSHFIVRVVKDGEALARQTGLLDVRGWPVRGLPHHVISGNACCAVAAWRGAFMAHGSLTEPGRSCALEITCPGPESALALVGAARRIGITAKQREVRGVDRVVVKDGDAIAALLTRIGAHSSVLSWEERRVRREVRATANRLANFDDANLRRSARAAVAAAARVTRALEILSEDAPNHLTSAGHLRLQHRQASLEELGALADPPLTKDAIAGRIRRLLALADKRARDLGIPDTEAAVTPEMLAC, from the coding sequence ATGGCGATGACTGCGGCCGTCAAGGACGAGCTGAGCCGCGTGGAAGTGGCGAAGCCGTGCTGTCGGCGGGCCGAGATGACCGCGCTCCTGCGCTTCTCGGGCGGGTTGCACATCGTGTCCGGCCGGGTGGTCGTGGAGGCCGAGCTCGACACCGGCGTCGCGGCGCGCCGCCTCCGGCGGGAGATCGCCGAGGTGTACGGCTACTCCAGCGAGACACACGTGCTCGCCTCCGGTGGCCTGCGCAAGGGCAGCCACTTCATCGTCCGGGTGGTCAAGGACGGCGAGGCGCTGGCCCGGCAGACCGGGCTGCTCGACGTGCGCGGCTGGCCGGTGCGGGGGCTTCCGCACCACGTGATCTCCGGGAACGCGTGCTGCGCGGTCGCGGCGTGGCGGGGCGCGTTCATGGCGCACGGCTCGCTCACCGAGCCGGGCCGATCGTGCGCGCTGGAGATCACCTGCCCCGGCCCGGAGTCGGCGCTGGCGCTGGTCGGCGCGGCCCGGCGGATCGGGATAACGGCCAAGCAGCGCGAGGTGCGCGGCGTGGACCGGGTCGTGGTCAAGGACGGCGACGCGATCGCGGCGCTGCTGACCAGGATCGGCGCGCACTCCAGCGTGCTCTCCTGGGAGGAGCGGCGGGTCCGCCGCGAGGTCCGGGCCACGGCGAACCGGCTGGCGAACTTCGACGACGCGAACCTGCGCCGGTCCGCCCGGGCCGCGGTCGCGGCGGCGGCGCGGGTCACCCGCGCGCTGGAGATCCTTTCCGAGGACGCGCCGAACCACCTGACGTCCGCCGGTCACCTGCGGTTGCAGCACCGGCAGGCGTCGCTGGAGGAGCTGGGTGCGCTGGCCGACCCGCCGCTGACCAAGGACGCGATCGCCGGGCGCATCCGGCGGCTGCTCGCGCTCGCCGACAAGCGGGCCCGTGACCTGGGAATACCGGACACCGAGGCGGCGGTCACGCCCGAGATGCTCGCTTGCTGA
- a CDS encoding gluconeogenesis factor YvcK family protein has protein sequence MTVKVVAFGGGHGLGASLRALRRVRPELDLELTAVVTVGDNGGSSGRLRAERGILPPGDLRQALAALSAEDETSARTAALLQHRFTAAGFGDEDPLTGHAVGNLLLCGLMELLGDPIAALDHAAGLVRAQGRVLPMSKHGVQLEADVCGADPARPDEISTVHGQHEVAVTRGTVRQVRLLPKDPPACPEALAAVAEADWLIFGPGSWYTSVIPHLLVPELAAAILSSPARRLVLLNLAAEKETLGLSVADHLAALAWYLPGLTADVVLADPAAVGDPEPVAVAAESLGARLVLAPVAVPDGSPRHDPITLGAALVPVLGVDR, from the coding sequence GTGACGGTAAAAGTAGTCGCATTCGGCGGGGGACACGGGCTGGGAGCGTCGCTGCGGGCGCTCCGGCGGGTCCGGCCCGAGCTGGACCTGGAGCTGACCGCCGTGGTCACCGTGGGTGACAACGGCGGGTCCAGCGGGCGGTTGCGCGCGGAGCGGGGCATCCTTCCGCCCGGCGACCTGCGTCAGGCGCTCGCCGCGCTCTCCGCGGAGGACGAGACGTCCGCGCGCACCGCCGCGCTGCTGCAGCACCGCTTCACCGCCGCCGGCTTCGGCGACGAGGACCCACTCACCGGTCACGCGGTCGGCAACCTGCTGCTCTGCGGCCTGATGGAGTTGCTCGGCGACCCGATCGCCGCGCTCGACCACGCGGCCGGCCTGGTCCGCGCGCAGGGCCGGGTGCTGCCCATGTCCAAGCACGGCGTGCAGCTGGAAGCGGACGTGTGCGGCGCCGACCCGGCCCGGCCGGACGAGATCAGCACCGTGCACGGCCAGCACGAGGTCGCGGTCACCCGCGGCACCGTGCGGCAGGTCCGGCTGCTGCCCAAGGACCCGCCGGCCTGCCCGGAGGCGCTCGCCGCCGTGGCCGAGGCGGACTGGCTGATCTTCGGGCCGGGCAGCTGGTACACCAGCGTGATCCCGCACCTGCTGGTGCCGGAGCTGGCCGCGGCCATCCTGAGCAGCCCGGCGCGGAGACTGGTGCTGCTCAACCTCGCGGCGGAGAAGGAGACGCTCGGGCTCTCCGTCGCCGATCACCTGGCCGCGCTCGCCTGGTACCTGCCGGGACTGACCGCGGACGTGGTCCTCGCGGATCCCGCGGCGGTCGGTGACCCCGAACCGGTCGCGGTTGCGGCAGAATCGCTGGGTGCCCGGCTGGTGCTGGCACCCGTCGCGGTGCCGGACGGCAGCCCGCGGCATGATCCCATCACACTCGGCGCCGCGCTGGTGCCGGTGCTGGGAGTCGATCGTTAA
- the gap gene encoding type I glyceraldehyde-3-phosphate dehydrogenase produces the protein MTIRVGINGFGRIGRNFFRAVLASGADVQIVGVNDLTDNKSLAHLLKYDSILGRLGHEVKATDTEITVGGNTFRASAERDPSKLAWDAVGADIVIESTGFFTDATKAKAHIEAGAKKVIISAPAKNEDVTVVMGVNHDKYDPASHTVISNASCTTNCLAPMAKAINDAIGIEHGLMTTIHAYTQDQNLQDGPHSDLRRARAAALNLVPTSTGAAKAIGLVMPELKGKLDGFAVRVPIPTGSATDLTFVASRETTVEEVNAAVKAAAEGALKGYLTYSEDPIVSSDIVTDPSSCIFDAPLTKVIGGTQVKVVGWYDNEWGYSNRLVDLVKYVGASL, from the coding sequence GTGACCATCCGGGTTGGTATCAACGGCTTCGGCCGGATCGGCCGTAACTTCTTCCGGGCGGTGCTCGCCTCCGGTGCCGACGTGCAGATCGTCGGCGTGAACGACCTGACCGACAACAAGTCGCTCGCCCACCTGCTGAAGTACGACAGCATCCTGGGCCGCCTCGGCCACGAGGTCAAGGCGACCGACACCGAGATCACCGTCGGTGGCAACACGTTCCGCGCGTCCGCCGAGCGCGACCCGAGCAAGCTCGCGTGGGACGCCGTCGGCGCCGACATCGTGATCGAGTCGACCGGCTTCTTCACCGACGCCACCAAGGCCAAGGCGCACATCGAGGCCGGCGCCAAGAAGGTCATCATCTCCGCTCCGGCGAAGAACGAGGACGTCACGGTCGTCATGGGCGTGAACCACGACAAGTACGACCCGGCGTCGCACACCGTGATCTCGAACGCGTCCTGCACCACGAACTGCCTCGCGCCGATGGCCAAGGCGATCAACGACGCGATCGGCATCGAGCACGGCCTGATGACCACGATCCACGCGTACACGCAGGACCAGAACCTGCAGGACGGCCCGCACAGCGACCTGCGCCGTGCCCGCGCCGCCGCGCTGAACCTGGTGCCGACCTCGACCGGCGCCGCCAAGGCGATCGGCCTGGTCATGCCGGAGCTCAAGGGCAAGCTGGACGGCTTCGCGGTCCGCGTGCCGATCCCGACCGGCTCCGCCACCGACCTGACGTTCGTGGCCTCGCGCGAGACCACGGTCGAGGAGGTCAACGCCGCGGTCAAGGCCGCCGCCGAGGGTGCGCTCAAGGGCTACCTGACCTACTCCGAGGACCCGATCGTGTCCTCGGACATCGTCACCGACCCGTCCTCCTGCATCTTCGACGCGCCGCTGACCAAGGTCATCGGTGGCACGCAGGTCAAGGTCGTCGGCTGGTACGACAACGAGTGGGGCTACTCCAACCGTCTCGTCGACCTGGTCAAGTACGTCGGCGCCTCCCTGTAA